The genomic stretch GAAACTGATCATGTCGCCCATCTCAAAAGGGTCTTCGAGCAAGCCCGAAAATGCAAAATGAGGTTCAACCCCGAGAAATGTACGTTCGGCGTCCgggcaggaaaattcctcggttcTATTTGACGGAAAGAGGAatcgaagccaacccggataaatgtaGAGCTTTTTCGGACTTGCCCACCCCGAACTCAAAAAAGTCAATCCAAACCTTAAACGGCATGCTCACGTCGCTATCCAGGTTTGTGGccaaatccgcccagcatgccctTCCCTTATTCAAACTCTTACGTAAAGAGACCACTTTCGAATGGACGGAAGAGTGTGAACGTGCCCTTTCCCATCTCAAGCAAGCCCTTTCCAGCCCACCGGTCTTATCAAGGCCTAAAGTCGGCAAAACCCTATACCTTTATCTCGCAGTGGCCATCGAGGCCGTCAGCACGGCCTTGATATGCGAAACCCCAGAAGGCCAGAAACCCATTTACTTCACAAGCAAAGCACTCCAAGGCCCCGAGATCAGATACCAACGGATCGAAAAGGTCGGGCTCGCCTTAATAACCGCAACACGAAGACTCAGGCACTATTTCCTAGCTCACACCATAGTTGTACGAACCGAGCAACCTGTGAAACAATTGCTTGCACGGCCCGATATGGCCAGACAGATGCTCCACTGGTTGTTAGAACTCGCAGAGTTCGACGTTAAATACGAAGGAAGAAAAGCCCTTAAGGCACAGGTCTTAGCAAATTTCGTGGTCGAAATGGCCTTCCCCGAAACAACGAACTGCAACGCCCAAAGATGGATCATATACGTGGACGGAACCTCCAGCTCAACTGGCAGCGGAGCAAGGATCATTCTTGAAAATGGAGAAGGAACCCTCATAGAAGTATCCCTCTCACTCTCGTTCCCAACATCCAACAACCAAGCCGAATATGAGGCCCTGCTCGCCGGATTACGCCTCGCGAACGATCTAGAAGCCGAAGACATTAAGGTATTCACTGATTCTCAACTGGTCACGTCCCATATCTCAGGCGAATACCAGGTTAAAAGCGAAGCCCTCACCAAATACCTAGCACTCGTACGAGAGAAACTGACTCAATTCAGGAGCGCCAAAGTAAAACACATACCAAGGGAACACAACTCCCGAGCAGACGTCCTATCAAATCTAGGCAACACAAGGAAGAAAGGGGGCAACAAATCCGTAATCCAGGAAATATTATCAAAACCTAGTACCAAATCTCCATCCGCATTAACATTCGTAAACGCGATCGGAGACGCGTCCTGCTGGATGACCCCCGTATATAATTACCTAACCAGCGACCTCCTGCCCGCCGACCCAAAAGAAGCCTCTATAATCCGAAGGAGAGCCTGCTCATACGTCTTGATCAAAAATCGCCTCTAGCGGCGAGGATTTTCCATACCCCTCCTTAAGTGCATAGACGAGGACACGACTCCCCACAAACTCCGAGAGATACACGAAGGAATCAATGCCCAGCACTTAGGAGGAAGATCCCTCGCTCGGAAAGCCCTTCGAGCCGGATATTATTGGCCAACGATGCAAAATGACGCCAAGGAATACGTAAAGAAGTGCGACAAATGCCAACGTTTCGCGGACATGCACCTTGCACCCCCCAACGAGCTTAAGTCCTTATCATCTCCCTGGCCATTCGCGTGGTGGGGCATGGATCTCCTCGGCCTATTCGTGACCGGGAGCAATCAAAACAAGTATCTAATAGTCGCGGTCgactattttactaaatggatcgaAGCCGAACCATTAGCCAAAATAACTTCCCTGAACGTGCTCCgcttctacaaaagaaacatcctcgctcggttcggggtgccTTTGGCCATCATTACTGATAACGGCACCCAATTTACTGACGGACGTTTTCAGGAGTTCGTCACAAAATTAGGGACCACACAACATTTTGCATCACTCGAGCACCCCCAAACTAACGGGCAAGCAGAGGCTGCCAACAGGGTGATTTTGAGGGGCCTCAGAAGAAGACTGGACGAGATAAAAAGGGGATGGGTGGAAGAGTTGCACAGCGTCCTGTGGGCCTATCGCACCACCCCACACTCCACTACCGGGGAAACCCCCTTCCGACTGACGTACGGAACGGAGGCCGTGATCCCCGTCGAGATACATGTGCCCTCGAGACGCATCGAAGAGCCACTCGAGACAGAGGGCAACATCAAGGCTGTCAAGGAAGAGCTCGACCTGGTCGAGGAAATCCGCACTGGGGCCGTTCTTCGCGAAGCTTCACTCAAGCAAAAAATCGCCTTAAGACATGACGCGAAGGTCATTAAACGGGAATTTAAAGTAGACAGCCTAGTGCTAAAAAAAAACCACAAAGATTCCCGAGAAGGTAAACTGGCCGCGAATTGGGAAGGCCCTTATCGTGTCCGGGAAAGGACAGAAGATGGGGCATACTACCTAGAGAACTTGCAAGGAGAAGAActagctcgaccttggaacgctgaaaaactcaaacAATATTACAGTTAAAAACACAGGTGCGGCCTGGTACGCGTCGAGCACCTATAAATATAACAAAACGATAGAAGCCTGCTCTCTTAATCGAACagactccttgtccttcggggaaCCCGAATGCCGAGCATCCCCGTCGTATTCATGTACCACGAAGGCAGAACGCCCCGCTCGcgaggggaccgttcacgccatgagcCCCGGAGCTCAGCACAACGAAATCCGAGACTCACCCAACGCTAGGCACATGTCCCCGGCAATCGACCACAGTTCCACACACTGGGCGATCAATACATTATAGGTCGAGCAAATCTCCCTAAAAAGCAAAATAAACACTCAAAAGACAGCAACAGTACTTTATTCATCATTCatgaaaattacaaaacaaacatCAAATGAAAAGAAAACGCTTCATTCCTCCCGATTGGCGAATTCCTCCGAGTGGATATActgataccaatcttcatcccactcggtCTCGGAACCATTCGCGTCAGTCACAACTCTCGCACCAGTTGCCCGAGCACGAGCATCTGAACTCAAAGAACCACGAGAGCGAGAAGCAGAGCCAGTCGAAGCCTTCTTCTTCTCATTCACCTTTTTCACTCCACGTGAACACGAGGTTGAAGATACCTTCTTCCCGTTAGATCCACCCATTCCTGCGAGAAATGAAGAAAGAGAggcccatgagacctccttttataaaggaAGAAGGGGAACAACAACATCGGAAAACAAACAAAGCCTTTAATGAGTAAAGACGTTGGGAACCGATAACGCACCTCCCAAAAAATCATAACGCACGCGCACAAGCTCCAAAGAAACTAACAAAAGCGTTAAAAACTAAGTACGATTAAATAAAGGCGGGCAAACAGCCCGAAAATATGCCCAACTACGGCCATCTAGACCGAGCTGGTAATTGTACATACAAAATCAAAATGGGGGGCATACCCCCCAGAACAACATTACAAAATAAAGGCGTGCAGGCCTAACACTTAGATACATAAACTAAAAACTTTCAAGCACCTTCTTCGACAAGGACCTCCTCGGCTTCCTGCATCACTGGCTCCTCCCTGAAGACCGGAGAAACAATCTGGTCACCCTCCACGCGATGATAAGGCCCGGTACCCTCGGTCATCAACTCCACCCCAGGATTCCTCAACTTGAGCTGGGCCATAGTAGAGTTATAGGTGTCCTCGGCGGCCGCCACACAATCGCTCCCCAAGACCCTGATATATTGGATCAGATCCGCCCGGGTTAAGAGGGCCCTCTCCTCTTCCGACTCATCCTCAGCAGGAGCCTGAGAATGGCGAAGAGAGGCCTCCCTCACCGAAGAGGACAACATCGATCCAAACAGAGTTTGGGAGAACAAGGTGTATTGACCTTGCACATCAGCCAAGGCATCCTCTTTCACGCTCAGCCGAGCCTTCACGGTCGCCAGCTCTTCGCCCTGTTCCTTCAGCAACCGATCTCAATCCATCTGGGCAGAAGTCTTCATCCTGACATCCTCCTCGAGCAATCTCACGGCTTCTACCGACAAGGGGGCCGAACGAGCATAGAGAGTAGCCATCTCCAGAAGCCGAACCAAGGCCGAAGCATCCTGCACAAGAAACCTTTGGCGAACGGAGGGCTCCAAGCCCTCAATATGAAGGGACTCAACATGAGGGATGGTCAAATAGGGCCCACCTTCAAAGAACCGGGGCTGGAGGAAGCATGAAGGAAGGGTGAAGATGTCAGCAACCTCCTCTTGGGTAAGGTCCACGGCTTCGGTCCTCTGTCGCTTACGACGAACCAAGGCATCCTGATCCGGCTGTGGGCGAAGGGGAGAGGGAAGTATCGTGACCGGCCTCAAAGACTCGCCTTGATCCAGAGTCCTAGAAGGGGAACCAGCAACACCAGCAGAAGAGGAGGAAGCACCCGAGCCCGCAACCGGGGACCTTTGCACAACTGCCAACCGAGGACCAGCACTCTTCTTAACAACCCCCTTCAGCTTGCTCGCCTGCCTGAGCATCCGGTCATGACGTGCCCGATCCATTGCCtctgcaaagaaaaagaaaaaacataagAGGCCAGCCCATCGAGAAAATCATTATCAAAAAGGCCACGAAAAACAATAAAAGCAAATCAAAATATGGTATAAAAGGCGAAGGGGCAAGTACCCAGATAGGTAAAAGCCCCCTCATCGGTTCCCCCAGCCAACAACTCCTTTATGCTGATCACTCCCGGTTCCCTTATAGTTTGCCCATCTTCACCAACAACGGGTGCCCCCGACCGATCCACTTTAGCAACAGGAGGAAGCCCTTGCACAAACTTCTAGAGAATAGCATAATCTCCCCGAGCATCCTCATCCAAATCTGAGAGCTTGGTAATGTACTGATCGGTAGGGTACTCAAAATGATCACGGGACCAAAAGAACCTGAAGCGATGTCGACGCGAGGTGATAGGCTCTCCGATATCGTTAAGCACAAGACGACCATGGACGTCCAAGGTCGGCACCCGAGCAAAGACGCTATCTCGAGCCTCCTGAGACTGAGGACAGATGAAGAAGAAACGAGGTTTAAAGTGCTTCAAAGAATCAGAGTAAGATTTGAATATCTTCTTAGACTGCTTCAAAGATACCCAACCGAAGCGACCGTCTCGCACCGTACGCTGTACACAGAATATATAAAAGAACAGAGGGATAGTCGCCCCTATCTTCAAATGTGCACATACCAACTCAAACGCCCGGATGAAGGCAATCGAGTTAGGATGAAGCTGGCCGGGGGCTACCTCCAAATGGTTGAGAACGCCGATCTGGAACTCAGTAAAAGGGGCTAGAAATCCCATCTCCCGAAATACGACCTCATACATCGGAAGCAGGTCAGGAGTGTACACGTCGCAGATACGATCCCCTTCGGCCGGGATAAGTACCGACCATCCGTCCCCTACCTCCGTAAAAACATCCGAGTCGTTGTCCACAAAGAAACTCTCGACGTCCTGCGCCTCTTGGTGCACCCAGGCCAATCGGGGCACCTCCTGCCGGGATGGAGGAGTTGAAGACGATGAGCCTGATACCGTCGGACGAATCTCATCGGCCATATTTACCTGAAACAAAGGGGAGAATAGTGAATTCGACAATTCAAtaaaatccacccttccaccatcgtTCAGAGTGAAAGGGCACACCAACGGCCCAGAGACCAAATAAACCGCGTCCTTGCTCCCTCCAAAAGTACAGATTCACAGTATATAAAGCTCACACTCGAAGACAGGGCAAAAACACAGGTCCAACCATAACAACTCACGACCCTAGAGAAAAGACTAAAATCACAATCAACGATGGACTGATACTCTCAAAAATTAGCAGCGAAACAGAAAATTGATCTCTCATGGGGGACTCAACCATGAAGCAGTCGTGAATAATGGAGAAACCACTAATCTCCACCAATCACCACCATTCTCCACCATACGTCTTCATATAAATCATCCTAAAAATCTACCCTAACCGCATGCAAACGATTCTAAACAACAATCAAAGCATGAAACACTGAAAACAGAAGTAAAAAATAAACTTACAAGTATGATTCTGACGAAGAAGTTCGAAGAATTGGAAGAAAACACCACAGCAAATGCTCACGGTCggcggaagaagaagaagaacgaagcaacagaatttgaaaagtttggggAAAATGACGGTTACTCGTATTTATGGGCTACCAAAGGCGTCACGCGCGCCGCACATGCAACACTACGTAAAGGCATGGTCATCATTAACCCTAAATGCCTAGGTACTAGGGTAGCCATCATTTCGCATTAAATGCGACACTCCCCCTTACCAACTCTTCTGAAACGTCACGCTTCTGGACACCCGGCCTGGCCTTTCCTCTCCCCGAAAATTCGAGACCTACACTCCACGGATGCTCTGGCTCGGCCCCCCGGGAAACGCCTCGGATCAAATCTCCCTTAAGTCATCGCTTCCTCGATCAGAAGCAACGACTTGGgagggctcctgttctggaccgacCCAATCAATATAATTGGGCCAACCCAGCCTTCGGCCCAAGACAATTTAGACCGCGCGTGCCAAGGTTTACCCGATCACTCCGGGCATATTAACGAGGCTACCGACCACGAGGGACCCTCGTGCCCGGTAAGCAGTCAGTTCACGCGTCACCTAAATATCCGCCCCAGAAGGAGGAGTCCAACTGGCACACAAACATCTTATAAATAAGCCCTCTCCTCACAGAGGGCAgggtaatcttttcttacccccAAAATCTtatcactttgttgtaccttgtggaacatttacttactttggcatcggagtgccttgcaggtacaacacctTTTTCCCCTATCAACTGTTCAGAATTTCAAGACGTCATCGTTGccggccatctgatctgctcggtaagatcatatatatatatatatatatatatatatatacacacacacgcgCGCGTTGGCTCAATCCATTTCTACGGCAAGGATGGCCCAAAGTGTTGGCCCAATGCGTTGGGACTAGTGGAGAACACATTCCCCGCATGCTCCTCATCTCAAGACACGTCACCAACTGCACCATCATGGTGCTTGTGTGCAATTCAAGACTCAAGGTGTTTCCTAGCAAGTAAAATTCAAAGTGGTCGGGGCCATTTGTTGTGAAAGAGGTGCGAAATTATGGATCCATTGTGGTGGAGGACCCTAAAACACAAGAAAGCTGGACTGTAAAG from Vicia villosa cultivar HV-30 ecotype Madison, WI linkage group LG4, Vvil1.0, whole genome shotgun sequence encodes the following:
- the LOC131597615 gene encoding uncharacterized protein LOC131597615, which codes for MQNEVQPREMYVRRPGRKIPRFYLTERGIEANPDKCRAFSDLPTPNSKKSIQTLNGMLTSLSRFVAKSAQHALPLFKLLRKETTFEWTEECERALSHLKQALSSPPVLSRPKVGKTLYLYLAVAIEAVSTALICETPEGQKPIYFTSKALQGPEIRYQRIEKVGLALITATRRLRHYFLAHTIVVRTEQPVKQLLARPDMARQMLHWLLELAEFDVKYEGRKALKAQVLANFVVEMAFPETTNCNAQRWIIYVDGTSSSTGSGARIILENGEGTLIEVSLSLSFPTSNNQAEYEALLAGLRLANDLEAEDIKEFVTKLGTTQHFASLEHPQTNGQAEAANRVILRGLRRRLDEIKRGWVEELHSVLWAYRTTPHSTTGETPFRLTYGTEAVIPVEIHVPSRRIEEPLETEGNIKAVKEELDLVEEIRTGAVLREASLKQKIALRHDAKVIKREFKVDSLVLKKNHKDSREGKLAANWEGPYRVRERTEDGAYYLENLQGEELARPWNAEKLKQYYS